Proteins encoded by one window of Candidatus Zymogenus saltonus:
- the dnaN gene encoding DNA polymerase III subunit beta, translated as MEFKIKQEELLKGLSRTQSIVEKKNTIKILSNVLLKLIGGKLVIEATDLEVGISGSYEAEVITEGGITVDAKTLFEVVRQIPDGTSIHCKKKENNWMELIAVRSVFNLVGLSVEDYPKVPSFEGEEQWKMNPDVLKGMIDKTIFSVSHEDMRYNLSGVYMETLEEGGGVKLRMVATDGHRLSLVDTPLEGKFPLPPGKGIIAPRKGLMELRKILDEGKEQVGMKLEDSNLMVKRDDLNLVMRLVDGTFPDYKQVIPKNNDKKIVFNADDLARTLRRVSVVSADRIKMVKFHITADSIEVTSESPNMGNAKEEMKVEYSGGDMDIGFNASYMLDILNAVDEDSVELMLLDESSPGEVRPKEGKNYYFIIMPMKI; from the coding sequence ATGGAATTCAAAATAAAACAGGAAGAACTATTAAAGGGACTTTCGAGAACGCAAAGTATCGTCGAGAAAAAAAACACCATAAAGATACTTTCAAATGTATTGTTGAAGCTGATCGGGGGAAAATTGGTAATAGAAGCGACGGACCTCGAGGTGGGAATCAGCGGGAGCTATGAGGCGGAGGTTATTACTGAAGGAGGCATAACTGTAGATGCAAAAACACTCTTCGAGGTAGTAAGACAGATACCGGATGGAACGTCGATTCACTGCAAGAAAAAGGAGAACAACTGGATGGAACTGATTGCGGTAAGGTCGGTGTTTAATCTCGTGGGGCTATCAGTGGAGGACTATCCAAAGGTGCCCTCGTTCGAGGGTGAAGAGCAGTGGAAGATGAATCCGGATGTTTTAAAGGGGATGATCGATAAAACGATATTTTCCGTATCCCATGAAGATATGCGCTACAATCTTTCGGGTGTTTACATGGAAACATTGGAAGAAGGCGGCGGAGTAAAGTTAAGAATGGTTGCAACGGATGGACATAGGCTCTCGCTGGTGGACACGCCCCTCGAAGGTAAATTTCCCCTCCCGCCGGGTAAGGGAATAATTGCGCCGAGGAAGGGATTGATGGAACTGAGAAAAATTCTGGATGAGGGTAAGGAACAAGTCGGGATGAAACTCGAAGACAGTAACCTGATGGTGAAGAGGGACGACCTTAATCTTGTGATGAGGCTTGTGGATGGAACGTTTCCCGATTATAAGCAGGTGATCCCGAAAAACAACGACAAGAAAATTGTTTTTAACGCAGATGATCTTGCAAGGACCTTGAGAAGGGTTTCGGTCGTATCGGCTGACCGCATAAAGATGGTCAAGTTTCACATAACTGCCGACTCTATAGAGGTCACATCCGAGAGCCCGAATATGGGAAACGCCAAGGAGGAGATGAAGGTGGAATACTCGGGTGGCGATATGGATATAGGTTTTAACGCAAGCTATATGCTGGATATACTTAATGCCGTGGACGAGGATAGTGTCGAGCTGATGTTGCTGGACGAGTCGAGTCCGGGGGAAGTAAGACCCAAGGAGGGGAAAAACTACTACTTCATCATAATGCCGATGAAGATATAG
- the gyrA gene encoding DNA gyrase subunit A, protein MGDQKLHTAINIEDEMRRSYIDYAMSVIIGRAIPDVKDGLKPVHRRILYGMYDLRNFHDQPPKKSARVVGDVIGKYHPHGDTAVYDALVRMAQDFSMRHTLVEGQGNFGSIDGDPPAAMRYTEVRMSRLAKHLLEDIEKDTVDFVPNYDETTEEPNVMPARFPNLLLNGTSGIAVGMATNIPPHNLGELIDGIIAVIKAPEITIKKLMEYIPGPDFPTRGFIYGASGIKDAYETGRGRIVIRAKAMIETQTRTGKTAIIVKEIPYGVNKAKLIERIADLVRSRKIDGVSDLRDESDREGMRIVIELRKDVVPPIVLNRLYKTTPMESSFGVIMLAIVNGRPEILNLKDAILHFIYHRRDVVLRRTRYELKRAEERAHILVGLVKALENIDEVISIIKSSKSQPEAKERLMKRFKFSDIQAQAILDMRLGRLTSLEIEKVIKEYEEVLALIKELKKILSDEKVLVSVIVGELMEIKEEFADERRTEIVEESKELTIEDLVAQEDMVVTVSHNGYIKRAPLNLYRSQKRGGKGMSGMDTSEDDFVENLFVAKTHDQILIFTDAGKAYGLRVHEIPQGGRVGKGRSVANLVQMSSEEKIASMLVISDSEDESKDAQKHHIVLATRKGMIKKTEGGEFKNAKHAGLVAMGLAEGDSLVSALLASPDKEIFVATAEGYAARFMEGEVRAMGRSAQGVKAVSLGKDDVIVGIDLVEKGTTLLAATERGFGKRSKTTEYPQQKRGGKGVITLKTTERTGKVIRVKMVSKDDGVIMISNKGKFLRLNAKDVPVQGRNTQGVKMMNLDNDERLTGMVVLAEKEEESEDQK, encoded by the coding sequence ATGGGTGACCAGAAGCTACATACTGCGATAAACATCGAAGACGAAATGAGACGCTCTTACATCGATTACGCCATGAGCGTAATAATAGGGCGCGCGATTCCAGACGTGAAGGACGGCCTAAAGCCGGTACATAGAAGAATCCTCTACGGGATGTACGACCTCAGGAATTTCCACGACCAGCCCCCCAAGAAGTCGGCAAGAGTAGTCGGGGACGTGATAGGTAAATATCACCCTCACGGGGACACCGCCGTCTACGACGCGCTCGTAAGGATGGCACAGGACTTCAGCATGAGACACACCCTGGTGGAAGGTCAGGGCAACTTCGGCTCCATCGACGGTGACCCGCCCGCGGCCATGAGGTACACAGAGGTAAGGATGTCGAGGCTCGCAAAGCACCTCCTCGAAGATATAGAGAAGGATACGGTCGACTTCGTCCCGAATTACGACGAGACCACTGAAGAGCCGAATGTGATGCCGGCAAGATTTCCGAACCTCCTCCTGAACGGCACTTCCGGAATAGCCGTGGGGATGGCGACAAACATCCCGCCCCATAATCTGGGGGAGCTGATCGATGGGATAATAGCCGTAATAAAAGCCCCCGAGATAACGATAAAGAAGCTCATGGAATATATTCCGGGCCCCGATTTTCCGACAAGAGGATTTATCTACGGAGCTTCGGGCATAAAGGACGCCTACGAGACTGGACGGGGGAGGATAGTCATTCGAGCCAAGGCGATGATAGAGACTCAAACCAGGACCGGCAAAACGGCCATAATAGTAAAGGAGATTCCCTACGGCGTAAACAAGGCGAAGCTTATAGAGAGGATAGCCGACCTCGTTAGGAGCAGAAAGATCGACGGTGTAAGCGATCTTCGCGACGAATCGGACCGTGAGGGGATGAGGATAGTGATAGAGCTGAGGAAGGATGTGGTCCCGCCCATAGTTTTGAACCGCCTCTACAAGACGACCCCCATGGAGAGCAGCTTCGGCGTCATCATGCTCGCCATAGTCAACGGCAGACCCGAGATACTGAACCTAAAAGATGCCATTCTCCACTTCATATATCACAGGAGGGATGTCGTCCTGAGGAGGACGAGATACGAACTCAAGAGGGCCGAGGAGCGCGCCCACATCCTCGTTGGGCTCGTCAAGGCCCTTGAAAATATAGACGAGGTCATATCGATAATCAAGAGCTCCAAGAGTCAGCCGGAGGCAAAGGAGCGGCTGATGAAGAGGTTTAAATTCTCGGATATTCAGGCCCAGGCGATCCTCGATATGCGCCTCGGAAGGCTGACCTCTCTCGAGATCGAGAAGGTGATCAAGGAATACGAGGAAGTCTTAGCGCTGATAAAGGAGCTGAAGAAGATATTGTCGGACGAGAAGGTGCTCGTGAGTGTCATCGTCGGGGAGCTCATGGAGATAAAGGAGGAGTTCGCAGACGAGAGGAGAACCGAGATTGTCGAGGAGTCGAAGGAGCTGACGATAGAAGACCTCGTCGCCCAGGAGGATATGGTGGTCACGGTCTCCCACAACGGCTATATAAAGAGGGCCCCCTTGAACCTCTATCGCTCCCAGAAGCGGGGGGGCAAGGGAATGAGCGGGATGGACACCTCCGAGGACGATTTCGTGGAGAACCTCTTCGTGGCGAAGACCCACGATCAGATCCTAATTTTTACCGATGCCGGCAAGGCGTACGGATTGAGGGTTCACGAGATCCCCCAGGGGGGAAGGGTGGGCAAGGGGAGGTCCGTCGCCAACCTAGTCCAGATGTCATCGGAGGAGAAGATCGCCTCAATGCTGGTAATCAGCGACTCCGAGGACGAATCGAAGGATGCTCAAAAGCACCATATCGTGTTGGCGACGAGAAAAGGAATGATAAAGAAGACGGAGGGGGGAGAGTTCAAAAACGCCAAGCACGCGGGACTCGTTGCCATGGGCCTGGCCGAAGGAGACAGTCTGGTTTCCGCCCTTTTGGCGAGCCCGGATAAGGAGATCTTCGTTGCAACAGCGGAAGGATACGCCGCCCGCTTTATGGAGGGCGAGGTAAGGGCAATGGGGAGGAGCGCCCAGGGCGTAAAGGCGGTAAGCCTCGGGAAAGATGACGTAATCGTGGGAATCGACCTCGTGGAGAAGGGGACAACCCTCCTTGCGGCCACAGAGAGGGGCTTCGGAAAGCGCTCAAAGACGACCGAATACCCGCAGCAGAAGCGGGGAGGAAAGGGGGTCATTACCCTGAAGACCACCGAAAGGACGGGAAAGGTGATCCGGGTAAAGATGGTCTCGAAGGACGACGGGGTGATAATGATATCCAACAAGGGGAAGTTTCTGAGGCTTAATGCAAAGGATGTGCCGGTTCAGGGGAGGAATACCCAGGGGGTGAAGATGATGAACCTGGACAATGACGAGAGGCTTACTGGAATGGTGGTGTTGGCCGAAAAGGAGGAAGAGAGTGAGGATCAAAAGTAG
- a CDS encoding CoA-binding protein, protein MAPLKKIEELRPFFHPDSLAIVGASKSFRKWGAIVLHNTLLGGYKGRIYPINPKADEIFGLAVYPSLVDVPQPVDLAIIVVPPDKVLDTLADAKAAGITACVLITAGFSETGEAGKKLELEIVEFARKNGIRLIGPNCLGIVSMVPKMLSAWMPSYAPKPGGVSILSQSGNLCYTLIRSINGRGLGICRSISSGNEADLMAHDFLDYLADDEDTKVILSYIEGVRDGRAFLESLRGAVIKKPVVILKSGHTEAGSRAGASHTGAMTGSDDLYDAVFSQTGVIRARGMEEMEDLAVVFSTQPVPNGNRVGILTMGGGWGVLAADACAGEGLSVVKLTAETKTKLDKFLPPWWSRGNPVDTVAGLKEGDLFNSLETLLSADYIDSIMILGVGYGTVRGSAIKDSPYSHLYEMAEIGQKYISEDRIIAENIIELLRKHKKPIIPVVDQAVVGDKGSFVEILKGSGVLPFTSPRRGAEALSALTRYGSYKRALYGGG, encoded by the coding sequence ATGGCACCGTTGAAAAAGATAGAAGAGCTGAGGCCCTTTTTCCACCCCGACTCCTTGGCGATCGTTGGCGCGTCCAAGAGCTTCAGAAAATGGGGCGCGATCGTGCTTCACAACACCCTCCTCGGGGGCTATAAGGGAAGGATATATCCCATCAACCCGAAGGCGGATGAGATCTTCGGTCTTGCCGTATATCCCTCCCTCGTCGATGTTCCCCAACCCGTTGACCTTGCCATAATAGTCGTCCCGCCGGACAAGGTCCTCGATACGCTCGCGGACGCGAAGGCAGCGGGGATAACCGCCTGCGTCCTGATCACGGCGGGCTTTTCTGAGACGGGCGAGGCGGGCAAAAAATTGGAGCTTGAGATCGTCGAGTTCGCCCGAAAAAACGGTATCCGGCTCATCGGCCCAAACTGCCTCGGCATAGTCAGCATGGTCCCGAAGATGCTTTCTGCCTGGATGCCCTCTTATGCGCCGAAGCCGGGAGGGGTCTCAATATTGTCTCAGAGCGGGAACCTCTGCTACACCCTTATCAGGTCTATCAACGGACGCGGCCTCGGGATCTGCCGCTCGATATCGAGCGGCAACGAGGCGGACCTTATGGCCCATGACTTCTTGGACTACCTGGCTGACGACGAAGACACCAAGGTTATCCTCTCCTACATCGAGGGCGTCAGGGACGGTCGCGCCTTTTTAGAGAGCCTTAGGGGAGCCGTTATTAAAAAGCCGGTGGTTATCCTGAAATCGGGGCACACCGAGGCCGGCAGCAGGGCTGGGGCCTCCCACACCGGGGCAATGACGGGAAGCGACGATCTTTACGATGCGGTTTTCTCCCAGACCGGTGTCATAAGGGCGAGGGGTATGGAGGAGATGGAAGACCTGGCCGTGGTCTTCTCCACCCAGCCTGTCCCCAACGGCAACAGGGTCGGCATCCTGACCATGGGGGGCGGCTGGGGTGTCCTGGCGGCGGACGCCTGCGCGGGAGAGGGCTTGAGCGTTGTTAAGCTCACCGCCGAGACGAAAACCAAGTTGGACAAGTTTCTCCCGCCGTGGTGGAGCAGGGGAAATCCGGTGGACACCGTCGCCGGCCTCAAAGAGGGCGACCTCTTCAACTCCCTCGAAACCCTTCTCTCAGCGGACTACATCGACTCCATCATGATCCTCGGCGTCGGATACGGCACAGTCCGGGGAAGCGCGATAAAAGACTCCCCGTACTCCCACCTCTACGAGATGGCCGAGATAGGACAAAAATATATCAGCGAAGACAGGATCATCGCCGAGAACATCATCGAGCTCTTGAGGAAGCACAAAAAGCCGATCATCCCCGTGGTCGACCAGGCGGTGGTGGGAGACAAGGGGAGCTTCGTGGAGATTCTGAAGGGGAGCGGGGTGCTCCCCTTTACCTCCCCCAGGAGGGGGGCTGAGGCGCTCTCCGCCCTGACGAGATACGGCAGCTACAAGAGGGCACTTTACGGAGGAGGGTAA
- a CDS encoding tetratricopeptide repeat protein, whose product MRIKSRMNKIKISMLTLLLALIVFMGLFGCSKDPAAEDFARAERLYENGEYRKAAKGSKGFRSIAMKYPESSMAPKALYRSGTIYSLYIKDYDNAIEDFACLIYYYPKHELAFDAQADIVEIYMDRLQNYEQAIIEIRKLIEKYPNRKGIDMFQYKLAQCFAYRRDFDQARLEYLILLDSYPNTKLKPDIYYNIANTYFIEGSGKIDKAVEYYQKLLDEYPKSPLVLEAKFYIAASYEEKGELEEALKRYEELMGVYENENVLKMRINGVKELMKKIEAPASEEAYRGFSSIKSKEKDEDGDEDEDTESIMEGEEEIDIIDSEGKKEEFKNSIEDKDGKTKGNNGEDKTKDKGGENKTGGGANKDVK is encoded by the coding sequence GTGAGGATCAAAAGTAGGATGAATAAGATCAAAATTTCTATGTTGACTTTGCTTCTTGCCCTGATTGTTTTTATGGGCTTGTTCGGCTGCAGCAAAGACCCGGCCGCAGAGGATTTCGCCAGGGCAGAGAGACTGTATGAGAATGGGGAGTACCGTAAAGCCGCAAAGGGAAGCAAGGGATTTAGAAGTATCGCAATGAAATATCCGGAATCGAGCATGGCGCCCAAGGCGCTGTATCGAAGCGGGACTATTTACAGTCTGTATATAAAAGATTACGACAACGCAATAGAAGATTTTGCGTGTCTTATTTATTACTATCCGAAGCATGAACTCGCATTTGACGCCCAGGCGGACATCGTTGAGATATACATGGACAGACTCCAGAACTACGAGCAGGCCATCATAGAGATCAGAAAGCTCATAGAAAAGTACCCCAATCGCAAGGGCATCGACATGTTCCAATATAAATTGGCCCAATGTTTCGCATACAGGAGGGATTTCGACCAGGCCAGACTCGAGTATCTAATCCTTCTGGACAGCTACCCGAACACAAAACTCAAGCCCGACATATATTACAATATAGCGAACACGTACTTCATCGAGGGATCGGGTAAGATCGACAAGGCGGTGGAATACTATCAGAAGCTCTTGGACGAGTACCCGAAATCTCCCCTCGTCTTGGAGGCAAAATTCTATATTGCGGCCTCCTATGAAGAGAAGGGAGAGCTTGAGGAGGCCCTGAAGAGGTATGAGGAGCTGATGGGAGTCTATGAAAACGAGAATGTCCTCAAGATGCGTATAAATGGGGTAAAGGAACTGATGAAAAAGATCGAGGCCCCCGCTTCCGAAGAGGCCTATCGGGGATTCTCCTCGATTAAGAGTAAAGAGAAGGATGAAGACGGGGACGAAGACGAGGACACTGAATCAATAATGGAAGGAGAAGAGGAGATTGACATTATAGACTCCGAGGGGAAAAAAGAGGAGTTTAAAAATTCGATAGAGGATAAAGACGGCAAAACGAAGGGAAACAATGGGGAGGATAAGACAAAAGATAAAGGGGGAGAAAATAAAACCGGGGGGGGAGCAAATAAAGACGTGAAATAA
- a CDS encoding cache domain-containing protein: MRFKVIATLTLVVMALTFTCAMAEEEKAAVTPEDIIIMVQKAAKFLEENGEAGIADFNDPEGPWVWSGTYVFVFNCEKGIIAAHPTKELVGVELASRTDEKGVQYNLLLCEEAKNPTGGWVEYWRPTDTMDEKGEAKFRRKISYIMQVPGQPYQVGAGIYEPTMTVEELNNKIDEVMKKIGEDK, translated from the coding sequence ATGAGATTTAAGGTAATAGCTACTTTAACCCTGGTTGTTATGGCCCTTACTTTTACGTGTGCGATGGCCGAAGAGGAAAAGGCCGCTGTCACCCCCGAGGATATAATCATCATGGTGCAAAAGGCCGCGAAGTTCCTCGAGGAGAACGGCGAGGCGGGCATTGCCGACTTCAACGATCCCGAGGGACCCTGGGTCTGGTCGGGAACCTATGTCTTCGTGTTCAACTGCGAAAAGGGAATAATTGCCGCACACCCCACCAAGGAGCTTGTGGGCGTGGAGCTTGCTTCGAGAACGGACGAGAAGGGGGTTCAGTACAATCTCCTGCTTTGCGAGGAGGCAAAAAACCCGACTGGGGGATGGGTAGAGTATTGGCGGCCTACGGACACCATGGACGAAAAGGGCGAGGCCAAATTCAGGCGTAAGATCTCTTATATAATGCAGGTCCCGGGACAGCCCTATCAGGTTGGCGCGGGGATCTACGAGCCGACCATGACAGTGGAGGAGCTGAACAACAAGATCGACGAGGTGATGAAAAAGATCGGCGAGGATAAGTAG
- a CDS encoding FAD-binding protein, protein MSYGKVDRKIIVALTDIVGESGVFTDPDNLEKYSVDETTGVSGLPDVVVKPSTEKEVSAVMKLAHASRIPVTPRSGGTGVTGGAVPVFGGIILTLERMNRIIEIDTDNLMAVVEPGVITGDLGRRAEEEGLFYPPDPASLDSCCIGGNIAESAGGPRAVKYGTTKDYVCGLRVVFPDGSIAKMGGKVVKNATGYDLIGLMVGSEGTLGIVTEITLRLLPLPKSSVDVLVPFADLETASKAVSEIIRARIVPATIEFLDRGAIEIAEEFLKKKMPFVDAGAQLLIKIDGGDESEIERSMERIWEVCSSIGAEDMVVADSTAQRDRLWEGRRCIREAVTSISRVKEGEDVVVPRSEIPRLVEGAKRLLDGLGLTSIFFGHAGDGNVHVEILKGDLTDEQWEERLPKARERLYRLADKLGGLITGEHGIGLIRREYLNISLGDAEIEIMKRIKDAVDPLGILNPGKIFK, encoded by the coding sequence ATGAGTTACGGAAAGGTAGACAGGAAGATCATCGTGGCGCTGACCGATATCGTGGGGGAGAGCGGCGTTTTTACCGACCCGGACAACCTAGAGAAGTACTCGGTCGACGAGACGACCGGGGTCTCCGGGCTTCCGGACGTGGTGGTAAAGCCGAGTACGGAGAAAGAAGTATCGGCCGTGATGAAGCTCGCCCATGCAAGCCGCATACCCGTAACCCCGAGGAGCGGGGGCACCGGGGTCACCGGTGGGGCCGTCCCTGTATTCGGGGGGATAATCCTGACGCTTGAGCGGATGAACCGGATAATAGAGATCGACACCGATAACCTGATGGCGGTGGTGGAGCCGGGGGTGATCACGGGGGACTTGGGGAGGAGGGCCGAGGAGGAGGGCCTTTTCTACCCCCCGGATCCCGCGAGCCTCGACTCGTGCTGCATCGGGGGGAACATAGCCGAGAGCGCCGGCGGGCCGAGGGCGGTAAAGTACGGCACCACGAAGGACTACGTCTGCGGACTTAGGGTGGTATTCCCGGACGGCTCCATAGCCAAAATGGGGGGCAAGGTGGTAAAGAACGCCACCGGATACGACCTTATCGGCCTTATGGTGGGAAGTGAGGGAACTCTCGGGATAGTAACCGAGATCACCCTGAGGCTTTTGCCCCTGCCGAAAAGCTCCGTAGACGTCCTGGTTCCCTTCGCCGACCTCGAGACCGCGTCAAAGGCCGTAAGCGAAATCATAAGGGCGAGGATTGTCCCCGCGACGATCGAGTTTTTAGACAGGGGGGCGATCGAGATTGCTGAGGAGTTTCTGAAAAAGAAGATGCCCTTCGTGGACGCCGGGGCCCAGCTCCTGATAAAGATCGACGGGGGGGACGAATCGGAGATAGAGAGGTCTATGGAGAGGATATGGGAAGTCTGCTCGTCCATCGGCGCCGAGGATATGGTTGTTGCGGATTCGACCGCCCAGCGCGACAGGCTCTGGGAGGGGAGGCGCTGCATCAGGGAGGCCGTCACGTCAATAAGCAGGGTAAAGGAGGGGGAGGACGTTGTCGTGCCGAGAAGCGAGATACCCCGCCTTGTGGAGGGGGCAAAGAGGCTATTGGACGGGCTGGGGCTGACCTCGATATTCTTCGGCCACGCCGGGGACGGAAACGTCCACGTAGAGATATTGAAGGGGGATCTGACAGACGAACAGTGGGAGGAGAGGCTGCCTAAAGCGAGGGAGAGGCTCTACCGCCTAGCGGACAAGCTGGGCGGGCTGATAACCGGCGAGCACGGAATTGGGCTGATCCGGCGGGAGTATCTCAACATCTCCCTCGGCGACGCAGAGATCGAGATCATGAAGAGAATCAAGGATGCCGTAGACCCCCTGGGGATATTGAATCCGGGGAAGATATTTAAGTGA
- the gyrB gene encoding DNA topoisomerase (ATP-hydrolyzing) subunit B, giving the protein MVNYDADTIKVLEGFEAVRKRPAMYIGSTGSAGLHHLVYEVVDNAVDEALAGHCTKIKVYIHTDNSITVIDNGRGIPVDMHKTEKRSAAEVVMTTLHAGGKFDGDTYKYSGGLHGVGVSVVNALSKELDMEVKRDGKVYHQKYVMGKPLEKLKVIGTTTRRGTKITFKPDDLIFEETEYSFDILSERLRELAFLTRGIKINIVDERDGKENEFVYKGGIVSFVEHLNRNKKPLHPKPIYFELERDSIHMECAIQYNDSYKESMFSFVNNIHTREGGTHVVGFRSALTRTINNYAQSNKLLKSLKDNLSGDDVREGMTAVLSIKIRNPQFEGQTKGKLGNSEIKGIMEVMINERLSAYLEENPAVARKVVRKGVEAAQAREAAKKAKELTRRKSALESSSLPGKLADCQERDPALSEIYLVEGESAGGSAKSGRDRRNQAILTLKGKILNVEKSRFDKMLSSEEIKTIITALGTGIGPGDFDVSKIRYHKIIIMTDADVDGSHIRTLLLTFFYRHMTEVVDRGYLYVAQPPLFRVKKGKVESYIKDETEFESYLLDIGVEDAKLIRTDGKEVSGKQLIKVTEKMMRYERILNQLDKRKMDRELVRAFAIEDKLVEENLKKKKRSELKKVLSNVEAHIRKVEPNMDVLDFEIGEDTEHEGTRVICRTSRNGSVRSSIFDHELLTSPEFKELRRLNEELKDIGDSPYRIKNGGVELELKCYGDIIDFLLNQGKKGQTIQRYKGLGEMNPEQLWETTMDPEKRTLLKVNVEDSVAADEIFTILMGDQVEQRRNFIEKHALDVRNLDI; this is encoded by the coding sequence ATGGTAAATTACGACGCTGATACAATAAAAGTTCTCGAGGGGTTCGAGGCGGTCAGAAAAAGACCTGCCATGTATATAGGATCGACGGGATCGGCGGGACTTCATCACCTCGTTTATGAGGTGGTGGATAACGCCGTCGACGAGGCCCTGGCGGGGCACTGTACCAAGATAAAGGTTTATATACATACGGATAACTCCATCACTGTGATAGACAACGGCAGGGGAATACCCGTTGACATGCACAAGACCGAGAAGAGATCGGCCGCGGAGGTTGTAATGACGACCCTTCACGCGGGGGGAAAATTCGACGGGGATACATACAAGTACTCGGGGGGACTGCACGGCGTTGGAGTCAGTGTCGTGAACGCCCTATCCAAAGAGCTCGACATGGAGGTAAAGAGGGACGGGAAGGTATATCATCAAAAATACGTCATGGGAAAGCCTCTGGAAAAACTCAAGGTAATTGGGACAACGACCAGGCGGGGAACAAAGATAACGTTTAAGCCGGATGACCTCATATTCGAGGAGACGGAATATTCATTTGACATCCTCTCGGAGAGGCTGAGGGAGCTCGCCTTTCTGACCAGAGGGATAAAGATAAATATCGTTGACGAGAGGGACGGCAAGGAAAACGAGTTTGTGTATAAGGGGGGGATAGTCTCCTTTGTGGAGCACCTGAACAGGAATAAGAAGCCTCTCCATCCGAAACCAATCTATTTCGAGCTCGAGAGGGACAGCATACACATGGAGTGTGCGATCCAGTACAACGACTCGTACAAGGAGAGCATGTTCTCCTTCGTGAACAACATACACACCAGAGAGGGGGGCACCCACGTAGTGGGCTTCCGCTCCGCCCTCACAAGGACGATAAACAACTACGCCCAGTCAAACAAGCTGTTGAAGTCGCTCAAGGACAACCTCTCGGGAGACGACGTCAGGGAGGGAATGACGGCGGTGCTCTCGATAAAGATAAGAAATCCCCAGTTCGAGGGACAGACTAAGGGTAAGCTCGGCAACTCCGAGATAAAGGGGATCATGGAGGTGATGATAAACGAGAGGCTGTCGGCATACCTCGAGGAAAACCCGGCGGTGGCGAGAAAGGTCGTGAGGAAGGGGGTCGAGGCGGCACAGGCAAGGGAGGCCGCCAAGAAGGCCAAGGAGCTCACCAGGAGGAAGAGCGCCCTCGAATCGTCGTCGCTTCCGGGAAAGCTCGCCGACTGCCAGGAGAGGGACCCCGCCTTAAGCGAGATATACCTCGTCGAGGGGGAGAGCGCGGGCGGCTCCGCGAAGAGCGGCAGGGACAGGAGAAACCAGGCCATCCTCACACTTAAGGGAAAGATCCTCAACGTGGAGAAGTCGAGGTTCGACAAGATGCTTTCTTCGGAGGAGATAAAAACAATAATAACCGCCCTTGGGACAGGAATCGGACCCGGAGACTTCGACGTATCCAAGATACGTTACCACAAGATAATAATAATGACCGATGCCGATGTGGACGGCTCCCACATAAGAACACTGCTGTTGACCTTCTTTTACCGTCACATGACGGAGGTGGTAGATAGGGGATACCTCTACGTCGCCCAGCCGCCCCTGTTTCGAGTGAAGAAGGGAAAAGTGGAATCCTACATAAAGGACGAAACGGAGTTTGAGTCCTACCTGCTCGATATTGGGGTCGAGGACGCAAAGCTGATAAGGACGGATGGAAAAGAGGTTTCGGGAAAGCAGCTTATAAAAGTTACGGAAAAGATGATGCGATATGAGCGTATCCTTAATCAGCTCGACAAGAGGAAAATGGACAGAGAGCTCGTTCGAGCCTTCGCCATAGAAGATAAGCTCGTGGAGGAGAACCTTAAGAAGAAAAAGAGGAGCGAGCTGAAAAAGGTACTGTCAAACGTTGAGGCTCACATCAGGAAGGTGGAGCCCAACATGGATGTTCTGGATTTCGAGATAGGGGAGGACACGGAACACGAGGGCACACGGGTGATCTGCAGGACAAGCAGAAACGGCAGCGTAAGAAGCTCGATATTTGACCATGAGCTTTTAACCTCCCCAGAGTTCAAGGAGCTGAGGAGGCTGAACGAGGAGCTTAAGGACATAGGGGATTCACCGTACAGGATAAAAAACGGGGGTGTTGAGCTCGAGCTTAAATGTTACGGTGACATAATAGACTTTCTATTAAATCAGGGGAAAAAGGGCCAGACGATCCAGAGATACAAAGGTCTTGGAGAGATGAACCCGGAACAGCTCTGGGAGACCACGATGGACCCGGAGAAGAGAACGCTCCTTAAGGTCAATGTGGAGGACTCGGTCGCGGCCGATGAAATATTCACCATCCTGATGGGTGACCAGGTGGAACAAAGGCGGAATTTCATAGAGAAGCATGCCCTGGACGTGAGGAACCTCGACATATAG